In Pseudomonas oryzicola, one DNA window encodes the following:
- the cmoA gene encoding carboxy-S-adenosyl-L-methionine synthase CmoA has product MSKQPDRLFAQPLEQVPDFVFNEDVVRVFPDMIKRSVPGYPTIVENLGVLAARFAQPHTALYDLGASLGAVTQSLRRHVRSDGCRVIAVDNSAAMVERCRQYLTAQDSMFQELLPVQVLEADILALQFEPASVVAMNFTLQFIAPDQRLELLGRIRQALLPGGALILSEKLRFADEHEQELLNELHLDFKRANGYSELEIAQKRSAIENVMRPDTLEAHQQRLRAAGFSKVVPWFQCLNFASLIALP; this is encoded by the coding sequence GTGAGCAAACAACCCGACCGCCTTTTCGCCCAGCCCCTGGAGCAAGTGCCTGACTTCGTCTTCAACGAAGACGTGGTGCGGGTGTTCCCGGACATGATCAAGCGCTCGGTGCCGGGCTACCCGACCATTGTCGAGAACCTTGGCGTGCTGGCTGCGCGCTTCGCCCAGCCGCACACCGCGCTGTATGACCTGGGCGCATCGCTGGGTGCTGTCACCCAGTCATTGCGGCGGCATGTGCGCAGCGACGGCTGCCGGGTGATTGCAGTGGACAATTCCGCCGCCATGGTCGAACGCTGCCGCCAGTACCTCACCGCCCAGGACTCTATGTTCCAGGAACTGCTGCCGGTGCAAGTGCTGGAAGCCGATATTCTTGCCCTGCAGTTCGAGCCCGCTTCGGTGGTGGCAATGAACTTCACCCTGCAGTTCATCGCCCCCGACCAGCGCCTGGAACTGCTGGGCCGCATCCGCCAAGCGCTGCTGCCTGGCGGCGCGCTGATTCTCTCGGAGAAGCTGCGCTTCGCCGACGAACACGAGCAGGAACTGCTCAATGAACTGCATTTGGACTTCAAACGGGCCAACGGCTACAGCGAACTGGAAATCGCCCAGAAGCGCAGCGCCATTGAAAACGTGATGCGCCCCGACACCCTCGAAGCCCATCAACAACGTCTGCGCGCCGCCGGCTTCTCGAAAGTCGTGCCCTGGTTCCAGTGCCTTAACTTCGCCTCGTTGATAGCCCTGCCATGA
- a CDS encoding alpha-xenorhabdolysin family binary toxin subunit A, whose product MNIETQMEQPSIDEMDLVAKVKNLPERYFQFLESRAGAGQQVGSLLTAENLKVIKRYANTVNLLPRTLDQVREEADYETLGVDASMVYTLYEALHRHVYEWDKLERSIKQLGPEIELFAESLVERGHALLGNLERSEVFLALRSRKDEQGDDSYALELSHDEQAQIASIVTPGISGLVREIEDTRRRIEEVDRRAHWFYAEIKRELKPRMGRLLKHFSEKISDDVLLEKRRQIDLWDEQIDQLQGEYDANVGYAFTGLVLGPLGLIVTGGVFGSKAEKIRAEKNELIDKREELASLVGKMVPAFEDYERVSTLIRDLQFRCKDLSSATRRLADVWLFLASYANSSVNEAKELNTIHQLDTFVHDFAEVIKPWTKIGNICHRLSALFEELIEECGEA is encoded by the coding sequence ATGAATATCGAAACTCAGATGGAACAACCTTCCATAGATGAAATGGATCTGGTAGCCAAAGTTAAAAATTTGCCGGAGCGCTATTTCCAGTTTCTTGAAAGCAGAGCGGGGGCTGGTCAGCAAGTCGGCAGCCTACTGACAGCGGAAAACCTGAAGGTCATAAAACGCTATGCCAATACCGTGAACCTGTTGCCGCGCACCCTGGATCAGGTCAGGGAGGAAGCGGATTACGAAACACTGGGGGTGGATGCCTCGATGGTATATACCCTTTACGAAGCGTTACACAGGCATGTGTATGAATGGGACAAGCTGGAGCGGAGCATCAAGCAGCTAGGGCCTGAAATCGAACTGTTTGCCGAGAGCCTGGTAGAGCGTGGCCATGCCCTGTTGGGAAATCTTGAACGCAGTGAAGTCTTCCTCGCATTGCGGAGCCGCAAGGATGAGCAGGGTGACGATTCTTATGCACTTGAACTTAGCCACGACGAGCAAGCGCAGATCGCCAGTATCGTGACGCCCGGCATCAGTGGCCTGGTCAGGGAAATCGAAGACACCCGGCGCCGAATTGAAGAGGTCGACCGGCGTGCCCACTGGTTCTACGCTGAAATCAAGCGTGAACTCAAGCCGCGCATGGGGCGGCTGTTGAAGCACTTCTCGGAGAAGATTTCCGATGACGTCCTGCTGGAAAAACGCCGGCAGATCGATTTATGGGATGAACAGATCGACCAGCTGCAAGGCGAATATGACGCGAATGTAGGCTATGCATTCACCGGCTTGGTGCTGGGGCCGCTCGGCCTGATCGTCACCGGTGGCGTGTTTGGCAGCAAGGCGGAAAAAATCCGGGCCGAAAAGAATGAACTGATCGACAAGCGCGAGGAACTGGCATCCCTCGTAGGCAAGATGGTTCCTGCATTCGAGGACTACGAGCGGGTCTCGACCTTGATCCGGGATTTGCAATTCAGATGCAAGGATTTGTCGTCAGCGACCAGGCGCCTGGCAGATGTCTGGTTGTTCCTGGCGTCCTATGCCAATAGTTCGGTGAACGAAGCCAAAGAACTGAACACGATCCACCAGCTTGATACGTTTGTTCATGATTTTGCTGAAGTTATCAAACCGTGGACCAAAATCGGCAATATTTGTCACCGGTTGTCGGCGCTGTTTGAAGAGCTGATTGAAGAGTGTGGAGAAGCCTGA